In Streptomyces sp. 840.1, one DNA window encodes the following:
- a CDS encoding ABC transporter permease subunit, whose translation MELLDAHLVPAVDGVAYGLLLFVVSAGLSLAFGTAGVLNLSHGTLYAIGAYTGAELSDGTWGGLVLGLAAGTAAAGLAGAGLSAATVPLARRGHLAQALLTFGIALVGGDLLIQLFGADELPVRVPEALDTSVRLLGHRYPAYRLCFIVMALLLAGLGTWVLTRTRVGAAARACADDPQMLAATGRSPRAVHTGVLAVAGALAGAAGVLGAPIIGPGPGTSENVLMLSLVVVVLGGLRSLWATVAAAIVVGEVQTLGVSVLPDLAPYLLFAAMAAVLVFRSRFAEPATAHGPQDPDPDPVARLRRHLAARLRARRTATATATEAATVTGAATVTAPARPVRGAAWRQAAPLLVLLALLIALPSILDSYSISLAGSALALGLLAVSVTILTGYAGLPTLGQTAPFAVGAYATANLADAGWTVGPVQIVLSALAAAVFSAVTGPAVIRARGTTVLMITLAVGELTGAVINQVKSVTGGADGLVGFPSTLALWGGEGMTDESDLYNYALVVAVVAVAVTLLVLRSPAGKLLTGTRGAEARMRASGHPVGRYLLVAHVCAGALAGVGGSLMVSVQQYLSPADVGFEIAAFALLATVIGGTTSVIGALLGAGLIVFTRDWVAGSWPGHGPLLLGALFIAAVYLLPRGLAGLLGGPGRGGPAPDGRNPATTTPASAPPAAGKVSS comes from the coding sequence ATGGAGCTTCTTGATGCCCACCTCGTGCCGGCGGTGGACGGCGTGGCCTACGGGCTGCTGCTGTTCGTGGTCTCCGCCGGCCTGAGTCTCGCGTTCGGCACCGCGGGCGTGCTCAACCTGTCGCACGGCACGCTGTACGCGATCGGCGCCTACACGGGCGCCGAGCTGAGCGACGGGACCTGGGGCGGCCTCGTCCTCGGGCTGGCCGCCGGAACCGCGGCGGCGGGCCTCGCCGGGGCGGGGCTGTCCGCCGCGACGGTCCCGCTCGCCCGTCGTGGGCATCTCGCTCAGGCACTGCTGACGTTCGGGATCGCGCTCGTCGGCGGTGATCTGCTCATCCAGCTCTTCGGGGCGGACGAGCTCCCGGTACGCGTCCCCGAGGCACTCGACACCTCGGTGCGGCTGCTGGGCCACCGCTACCCCGCCTACCGGCTCTGCTTCATCGTGATGGCCCTGCTGCTGGCGGGGCTCGGTACGTGGGTGCTGACCCGGACCCGGGTGGGGGCTGCGGCACGGGCCTGTGCCGACGATCCGCAGATGCTCGCCGCGACCGGCCGCAGCCCCCGGGCGGTGCACACCGGCGTCCTCGCGGTGGCGGGGGCGCTGGCCGGGGCGGCGGGAGTCCTCGGGGCACCGATCATCGGCCCCGGGCCGGGGACGTCCGAGAACGTGCTCATGCTGTCCCTCGTGGTCGTCGTCCTCGGCGGGCTGCGCTCGCTGTGGGCGACGGTCGCGGCGGCGATCGTCGTCGGCGAGGTGCAGACCCTCGGCGTCTCGGTGCTGCCGGACCTGGCCCCGTACCTGCTCTTCGCCGCGATGGCGGCCGTGCTGGTGTTCCGCTCCCGCTTCGCGGAGCCGGCGACGGCGCACGGCCCGCAGGACCCCGACCCGGACCCGGTCGCCCGGCTGCGCCGCCACCTCGCCGCACGGCTGAGAGCGCGCCGGACCGCCACCGCGACGGCGACCGAGGCCGCGACTGTGACCGGGGCCGCCACTGTGACCGCGCCTGCCCGGCCGGTGCGCGGGGCCGCGTGGCGGCAGGCCGCTCCCCTGCTCGTGCTGCTCGCGCTGCTGATCGCCCTGCCATCGATCCTCGACTCGTACAGCATCTCGCTGGCCGGCTCCGCGCTGGCGCTGGGGCTCCTCGCGGTCAGCGTCACCATCCTCACCGGCTACGCCGGGCTGCCCACGCTCGGGCAGACCGCGCCGTTCGCCGTGGGCGCGTACGCCACCGCGAACCTCGCGGACGCGGGGTGGACGGTGGGCCCCGTCCAGATCGTCCTCTCGGCGCTCGCCGCAGCGGTGTTCTCGGCGGTGACGGGGCCCGCCGTGATCCGGGCCCGCGGCACCACCGTGCTGATGATCACGCTTGCCGTCGGTGAGCTGACCGGCGCGGTCATCAACCAGGTCAAGTCCGTCACCGGTGGCGCCGACGGTCTCGTCGGATTCCCGTCCACCCTGGCGCTGTGGGGCGGTGAGGGGATGACCGACGAGAGCGACCTGTACAACTACGCGCTCGTCGTCGCCGTCGTCGCCGTCGCCGTCACGCTGCTGGTGCTGCGCTCGCCGGCCGGGAAGCTGCTGACCGGCACCCGGGGCGCCGAGGCGCGGATGCGCGCCTCGGGGCACCCCGTGGGGCGCTACCTGCTGGTGGCACACGTCTGCGCCGGCGCACTGGCCGGGGTCGGCGGCTCGCTGATGGTCAGCGTCCAGCAGTACCTCTCCCCCGCCGACGTCGGATTCGAGATCGCCGCGTTCGCACTGCTGGCGACCGTCATCGGCGGCACCACCTCGGTGATCGGCGCTCTGCTGGGAGCCGGACTCATCGTCTTCACCCGGGACTGGGTCGCCGGTTCGTGGCCCGGCCACGGGCCGCTGCTGCTCGGTGCGCTGTTCATCGCCGCCGTGTACCTGCTGCCCCGGGGCCTGGCCGGCCTGCTCGGCGGACCCGGCCGGGGCGGGCCGGCGCCGGACGGCCGGAACCCGGCCACCACCACGCCCGCATCCGCCCCGCCCGCCGCCGGGAAGGTCTCATCATGA
- a CDS encoding ABC transporter substrate-binding protein, translating into MFFGISSPRHRRLRPVCAAALALGLAAVSGCSSDSGSGGDTVKVGLVASLSGTYKPVGTDLRAGFELYLKTHDNKLGGRKVELVVADEGDGPPTAVPAATKLVKKDKVDVLTGLVSGGSVNAVLPLVDQAKIPFLGSNARPPVKDLEYVWTTSFMSDEPGKAIAPYVKEKVDGPVYAIGPDYQGGYDELRGFTEEFKRIKGKLANPDGKTTWTPFPKTTNFMPYFADIAKTDAKAVYCFYAGKAAIDFAKQYAQSDIADLPLYTAFVTEGSVLQAQGKAAKDIYSVLNYAPDLDNAANRKFAADWTAEYDTQPTTYAMSSYDAAAVLDKAIADAAKDGDVTSQTINKAISGLGQIDSPRGAWEFSEKAHSPVQTWYLRQVRPDGNQLANVMVQDLATLGG; encoded by the coding sequence ATGTTCTTCGGTATATCCAGCCCACGTCACCGCAGACTCCGGCCGGTGTGCGCTGCCGCCCTCGCCCTCGGCCTGGCAGCCGTCAGCGGGTGCAGCAGCGACAGCGGCTCCGGCGGCGACACGGTGAAGGTCGGCCTGGTGGCCTCGCTGTCCGGTACCTACAAGCCGGTCGGAACGGACCTGCGAGCCGGCTTCGAGCTCTATCTGAAGACGCATGACAACAAGCTCGGCGGGCGCAAGGTCGAGCTCGTCGTGGCGGACGAGGGCGACGGTCCCCCGACCGCCGTTCCCGCCGCCACCAAGCTGGTCAAGAAGGACAAGGTCGACGTACTGACGGGCCTCGTCAGCGGTGGCTCGGTCAACGCGGTGCTGCCGCTGGTCGACCAGGCCAAGATCCCGTTCCTGGGGTCGAACGCCCGGCCGCCCGTGAAGGACCTCGAGTACGTGTGGACGACGAGCTTCATGTCCGACGAACCGGGCAAGGCCATCGCCCCGTACGTCAAGGAGAAGGTGGACGGACCGGTCTACGCGATCGGCCCGGACTACCAGGGCGGTTACGACGAACTGCGCGGCTTCACCGAGGAGTTCAAGCGGATCAAGGGCAAGCTCGCCAACCCCGACGGCAAGACCACCTGGACGCCGTTCCCGAAGACGACCAACTTCATGCCGTACTTCGCCGACATCGCCAAGACCGACGCCAAGGCGGTGTACTGCTTCTACGCGGGCAAGGCCGCGATCGACTTCGCCAAGCAGTACGCGCAGTCCGACATCGCCGACCTGCCGCTGTACACGGCGTTCGTCACCGAGGGCAGTGTCCTTCAGGCGCAGGGCAAGGCGGCGAAGGACATCTACTCGGTCCTGAACTACGCCCCCGACCTCGACAACGCGGCCAACCGCAAGTTCGCCGCCGACTGGACGGCCGAGTACGACACCCAGCCGACCACGTACGCGATGTCGTCCTACGACGCGGCCGCCGTGCTGGACAAGGCGATCGCCGACGCGGCGAAGGACGGTGACGTGACGTCGCAGACCATCAACAAGGCGATCTCCGGCCTGGGCCAGATCGACAGTCCGCGCGGCGCCTGGGAGTTCAGCGAGAAGGCGCACTCGCCGGTGCAGACCTGGTACCTGCGTCAGGTGCGGCCGGACGGCAACCAGCTGGCCAACGTCATGGTCCAGGACCTGGCGACGCTCGGCGGCTGA
- a CDS encoding roadblock/LC7 domain-containing protein, translating into MTSPTDLSWILSDFAGRIPEVTQAIAVSVDGLALAYTGVERDDADRLAAIASGVVNLLSAAAQLTNTDPVEHSLTAMEGGYMFSMAVSSGASLLVTTTRDADIGEVSYMMSELINQVGDALSPHVRAPSISPTH; encoded by the coding sequence ATGACCTCACCCACCGACCTGAGCTGGATCCTGAGCGACTTCGCCGGACGCATTCCGGAGGTCACCCAGGCGATAGCCGTGTCCGTGGACGGACTCGCACTGGCCTACACCGGTGTGGAGCGTGACGACGCCGACCGGCTGGCGGCCATCGCCTCCGGCGTCGTCAACCTGCTCTCCGCCGCAGCCCAGTTGACGAACACGGACCCCGTCGAGCACAGCCTCACCGCGATGGAGGGCGGCTACATGTTCTCGATGGCCGTCTCCAGCGGCGCCTCACTCCTGGTGACCACCACCAGGGACGCGGACATCGGCGAGGTCAGCTACATGATGTCCGAACTGATCAACCAGGTCGGTGACGCGCTGTCTCCCCACGTCCGCGCCCCGAGCATCTCGCCCACGCACTGA
- a CDS encoding nitrate- and nitrite sensing domain-containing protein: MKINRRLVLLVTAPLTVAVTFSVLALAPATTQALQADRLTEMVDVAAAAGDLTHQLQRERATATALVSGQGSADAFLKSSNATDKSITAFNSRTGQLSEVPGSARTALTRIQRFVEEMPALRAQVRSGSTTISALAFGYRIVIADLNGYRDGIAQADGVDADIADRIRAAAALSEAAEHTAQQQVTVMRAQAAGGFTIASQRTFDASRLGYTESTGAMFGLGPAEWRTWLERTLSGPKALAARELEDRIGRTGTSKDIDVTPQEWQKASDDRQTLLRSVEKRIDASVIVTVSKERTRLLWTAGAEVALVLLTLVGVVVVAVRLGRVMIRRLRDLRNAAHEVAHTALPAVMSELSRPGALSGSTPEQVAERSGNPVKTTGGDEIGEVGEAFNAVHHEAVRLAAQQARVHEQFAETLVRVARRGAQLTSVMVSELDTVQRDEADPDRMQTLFALDHLAIRMERNTNNLLVLGGYGNARVRSADIGCSTVIVAAAQQIERFDRVSLGVIEAGIGIAARAVHDVAHILAELLDNATRFSPPDAQVGVAVWRLWDRAVVQIVDEGVGITPERRAVHNAALREPQAGIGDVRSMGLHVVARLSARHGIVVELRDSSGPGTIAEVTLPANVLTEIPQETAPGSPGGERRDDVRYEAPRPVGALGQPGRRQQGDVAGRPVRPVGAGAGARTGGAPSGAARSGHPGDGDASSAGAHDAGSATGGRGRATTPAPHPVHDEPVSRVAGVSSSGLPLRQRNTPQQWPSLGKRGGTDQRSGAAAPRPSPRRRDSRQVSDVLAAYAQGINRSTNTRGRPATDDNTERTKK, translated from the coding sequence GTGAAAATCAATCGTCGTCTTGTCCTGCTCGTCACCGCGCCCCTCACGGTCGCGGTCACCTTCTCGGTCCTCGCCCTCGCCCCGGCGACCACCCAGGCGCTCCAGGCCGACCGGCTGACGGAGATGGTCGATGTCGCCGCCGCCGCGGGTGATCTGACCCATCAGTTACAGCGGGAGCGGGCCACCGCCACCGCGCTGGTCTCCGGACAGGGATCAGCGGACGCGTTCCTGAAGAGTTCCAACGCCACCGACAAGAGCATCACCGCCTTCAACAGCAGGACCGGTCAGCTGTCCGAGGTGCCCGGCAGCGCCCGGACCGCACTGACCCGGATCCAGCGCTTCGTGGAAGAGATGCCCGCCCTGCGTGCCCAGGTGCGCTCGGGCAGCACGACCATCTCCGCGCTCGCCTTCGGCTACCGGATCGTCATCGCCGACCTCAACGGCTACCGCGACGGCATCGCGCAGGCCGACGGGGTCGACGCCGACATCGCGGACCGCATCCGCGCCGCCGCAGCCCTGTCCGAGGCGGCCGAGCACACGGCGCAGCAGCAGGTCACCGTGATGAGGGCGCAGGCCGCAGGCGGCTTCACCATCGCCTCGCAACGCACCTTCGACGCCAGCCGGCTGGGCTACACGGAGTCGACCGGCGCCATGTTCGGCCTCGGCCCCGCCGAGTGGCGGACCTGGCTGGAGCGCACGCTCTCCGGCCCGAAGGCGCTGGCAGCCCGCGAGCTGGAGGACCGGATCGGGCGTACGGGCACCAGCAAGGACATCGACGTCACCCCCCAGGAGTGGCAGAAGGCCTCCGACGACCGCCAGACGCTGCTGCGTTCGGTGGAGAAGCGGATCGACGCGTCCGTCATCGTGACGGTCTCCAAGGAGCGCACCAGGCTCCTGTGGACCGCCGGTGCCGAGGTCGCCCTGGTGCTGCTGACTCTCGTGGGCGTCGTCGTCGTCGCCGTCCGTCTGGGGCGCGTCATGATCCGGCGGCTGCGCGATCTGCGCAACGCCGCGCACGAGGTGGCCCACACCGCGCTCCCCGCCGTGATGAGCGAGCTGTCCCGGCCGGGCGCGCTGAGCGGCTCCACGCCCGAACAGGTCGCCGAGCGGTCGGGCAACCCGGTCAAGACCACGGGCGGGGACGAGATCGGTGAGGTCGGCGAGGCGTTCAACGCCGTCCATCACGAGGCCGTCCGGCTCGCCGCCCAGCAGGCCCGGGTGCACGAGCAGTTCGCGGAGACCCTGGTCCGCGTGGCCCGAAGGGGCGCACAGCTGACCAGCGTCATGGTGTCCGAGCTCGACACGGTGCAGCGCGACGAGGCCGACCCCGACCGCATGCAGACGCTCTTCGCCCTCGACCACCTCGCCATCCGCATGGAGCGCAACACCAACAACCTTCTGGTCCTGGGTGGTTACGGGAACGCCCGGGTGCGTTCGGCCGACATCGGCTGCTCCACGGTCATCGTGGCGGCGGCCCAGCAGATCGAGCGATTCGACCGAGTGTCCCTCGGCGTCATCGAAGCGGGTATCGGCATCGCCGCCCGTGCCGTGCACGACGTGGCGCACATCCTGGCCGAACTCCTCGACAACGCGACCCGGTTCTCGCCTCCCGACGCGCAGGTCGGGGTCGCCGTGTGGCGGCTGTGGGACCGGGCCGTCGTGCAGATCGTCGACGAGGGAGTGGGGATCACGCCCGAACGCCGGGCCGTCCACAACGCCGCGCTGCGCGAGCCGCAGGCAGGCATCGGGGACGTCCGGTCCATGGGTCTGCACGTGGTGGCACGGCTCTCGGCGCGTCACGGCATCGTTGTCGAACTGCGCGACTCCTCCGGCCCCGGCACCATCGCCGAGGTCACCCTGCCGGCGAACGTGCTGACCGAGATCCCGCAGGAGACGGCACCGGGCTCGCCGGGCGGGGAACGTCGCGACGACGTCCGCTACGAGGCGCCGCGTCCGGTCGGCGCACTCGGACAGCCGGGCCGCAGGCAGCAGGGCGACGTGGCCGGCCGGCCGGTCCGGCCCGTCGGCGCGGGTGCCGGCGCCCGGACGGGCGGTGCCCCCTCGGGCGCGGCGAGGTCCGGCCATCCGGGCGACGGGGACGCCTCGTCCGCCGGCGCCCACGACGCGGGTTCCGCCACCGGCGGGCGCGGGCGCGCCACCACGCCGGCTCCGCATCCCGTGCATGACGAGCCGGTCTCACGTGTCGCGGGAGTCAGCTCGTCCGGCCTGCCCCTGAGGCAGCGCAACACGCCCCAGCAGTGGCCCAGCCTGGGCAAACGGGGCGGCACCGATCAGCGGTCCGGCGCCGCCGCACCGCGGCCGTCGCCCCGCCGCCGGGACTCCCGGCAGGTATCCGACGTCCTCGCGGCCTACGCCCAGGGGATCAACCGGAGTACGAACACCCGCGGGCGTCCCGCCACCGACGACAACACCGAACGGACCAAGAAATGA
- a CDS encoding SAM-dependent methyltransferase: MSRPANDATSLHIDTSKPHPARMYDWFLGGKDNYPVDEAMGRQMLALEPGIPVMAKVNRAFMHRATRWLSSQGIRQFLDIGTGIPTEPNLHQVAQSSEPATRVVYCDNDPIVLAHAEALLSGTPQGAIDYVQADARDVEAILEHAGKTLDFSKPVALSLISLLHFVSDEDGAYELTSRLCDVLAPGSHMVISHLTADFHPEEARKVDEMYKANTLTLAPRNRQQFAAFFDGLEIVEPGIVAAEAWHPELGEPVPGQDDIISAGYVAVGRKP, from the coding sequence ATGTCCCGACCGGCGAACGACGCCACCTCCCTGCATATCGACACCAGCAAACCGCACCCCGCGCGGATGTACGACTGGTTCCTCGGCGGCAAGGACAACTACCCGGTGGACGAGGCGATGGGACGCCAGATGCTCGCGCTCGAACCGGGCATTCCGGTGATGGCGAAGGTGAACCGGGCCTTCATGCACCGCGCCACCCGCTGGCTGTCGAGCCAGGGCATCCGGCAGTTCCTCGACATCGGTACGGGCATACCCACCGAGCCCAACCTGCATCAGGTGGCGCAGAGTTCGGAGCCGGCCACCCGGGTCGTCTACTGCGACAACGACCCGATCGTGCTGGCCCACGCCGAGGCCCTGCTGAGCGGCACCCCGCAGGGCGCGATCGACTACGTGCAGGCGGACGCCCGCGACGTCGAGGCCATCCTCGAACACGCGGGCAAAACCCTGGACTTCAGCAAGCCGGTCGCCCTCTCGCTGATCTCGCTGCTGCACTTCGTGAGCGACGAGGACGGCGCGTACGAGCTGACGAGCAGGCTCTGCGACGTCCTGGCGCCGGGCAGCCACATGGTGATCTCGCACCTCACCGCCGACTTCCACCCGGAGGAGGCGCGGAAGGTCGACGAGATGTACAAGGCCAACACGCTCACGCTGGCGCCGCGCAACCGCCAGCAGTTCGCCGCCTTCTTCGACGGACTGGAGATCGTCGAGCCCGGCATCGTGGCCGCCGAGGCCTGGCACCCCGAGCTCGGCGAACCGGTCCCCGGCCAGGACGACATCATCAGTGCGGGATACGTGGCGGTGGGCCGCAAGCCGTAG
- a CDS encoding lipase family protein — MSRKSTRSRSTFEAADSAVSARRSPCAGAARVLAVAVTAAACAITYAVPATAADGSEPVVSRGVTIPGFYNPPAELPSANGALIRQEPLPLGLGIPGLDGRPMPGTATRLMYKSTDSNGQPVAVTGAYIEPSAAWKRGGPRPLVAVAAGTMGQGDQCAPSMALQYPLTLNGETVSVGYEALAIYRLLAAGTAVVVTDYVGLGATDRLHTYVNRVDEGHALLDAARAAHAVPGASVTPESRTGLYGYSQGGGASAAAAELQPSYAPDVELSGTYSGAPPADLTAVMKGIDGSALAGALAWSINGFAQADPDVRAVVDANINAAGKAALKDASTMCVGDAILGYGFARSSKWTNSGKSIGDVIAAEPRAQAALDRQRIGTLKPAGPVRLATGVQDDIVPHGQARQLAVDWCRKGADVTYDAIVLPNLGDKILTNHVVPLITDQGDAISWLTDRLAGRAAKSNCWSMPIQP; from the coding sequence GTGAGCCGCAAGAGCACCCGTTCGCGTTCCACCTTCGAGGCCGCCGACTCGGCTGTTTCCGCACGTCGTTCGCCCTGTGCCGGCGCCGCGCGCGTACTGGCCGTCGCCGTGACGGCGGCCGCCTGCGCGATCACGTACGCCGTACCCGCCACCGCCGCCGATGGATCCGAGCCCGTGGTGTCCCGGGGGGTGACGATCCCCGGCTTCTACAACCCGCCCGCCGAACTGCCGTCCGCAAACGGCGCTTTGATCCGCCAGGAGCCGCTACCGCTGGGGCTCGGCATCCCGGGCCTGGACGGCCGCCCGATGCCCGGCACGGCCACCCGGCTGATGTACAAATCGACCGACTCCAACGGGCAGCCGGTCGCGGTGACCGGCGCCTATATCGAGCCGTCGGCCGCCTGGAAGCGTGGTGGACCGAGGCCGTTGGTGGCGGTGGCCGCGGGCACCATGGGCCAGGGCGACCAGTGCGCGCCCTCGATGGCACTCCAGTACCCGCTGACCCTGAACGGCGAGACGGTGTCGGTCGGTTACGAGGCCCTGGCCATCTACCGGCTGCTCGCCGCCGGTACCGCGGTCGTGGTCACCGACTACGTCGGACTCGGCGCGACCGACCGGCTGCACACCTACGTCAACCGGGTCGATGAGGGTCATGCCCTGCTGGACGCGGCCCGCGCCGCACACGCCGTGCCCGGCGCCTCCGTCACCCCCGAGTCGCGCACGGGTCTCTACGGATACAGCCAGGGCGGCGGGGCCAGCGCCGCGGCCGCCGAACTGCAGCCGTCCTACGCACCCGACGTCGAGCTGTCCGGCACCTACTCCGGGGCGCCGCCCGCCGATCTGACCGCTGTCATGAAGGGCATCGACGGCAGCGCGCTCGCCGGGGCCCTGGCCTGGTCGATCAACGGCTTCGCCCAGGCCGACCCCGACGTCCGGGCCGTCGTCGATGCCAACATCAACGCCGCGGGCAAGGCCGCGCTGAAGGACGCCTCGACCATGTGTGTCGGCGACGCGATCCTCGGCTACGGCTTCGCCAGGAGCAGCAAGTGGACCAACAGCGGCAAGTCCATCGGTGACGTCATCGCCGCCGAGCCCCGCGCGCAGGCCGCTCTCGACCGGCAGCGCATCGGCACCCTCAAGCCGGCCGGTCCGGTGCGCCTGGCGACCGGCGTCCAAGACGACATCGTGCCCCACGGACAGGCCCGGCAGCTGGCCGTGGACTGGTGCCGCAAGGGCGCCGACGTCACCTATGACGCCATCGTCCTGCCCAACCTGGGTGACAAGATCCTCACCAACCACGTGGTCCCGCTCATCACCGACCAGGGCGATGCGATCTCATGGCTGACCGACCGCCTCGCGGGCCGGGCGGCCAAGTCCAACTGCTGGTCCATGCCGATCCAGCCCTGA
- a CDS encoding metalloregulator ArsR/SmtB family transcription factor, giving the protein MPGALDATDAASSAEAVDSVLGALADPTRRALLDLLAARGEATATSLAGQLPVSRQAVVKHLTVLDAAGLVTGGRVGREVRYSVRPAALNATARWMAGLAADWDRRLAHIKRVAEAAERDAR; this is encoded by the coding sequence GTGCCCGGCGCCCTCGACGCCACCGACGCGGCCTCCTCGGCCGAGGCCGTCGACAGCGTCCTGGGCGCGCTGGCCGACCCGACGCGGCGCGCGCTGCTCGACCTGCTCGCGGCCCGGGGCGAGGCCACCGCGACCTCGCTGGCCGGCCAGCTCCCCGTCTCGCGCCAGGCGGTGGTCAAACACCTCACCGTGCTGGACGCGGCCGGCCTGGTCACCGGAGGCCGGGTCGGCCGCGAGGTGCGGTACTCGGTGCGGCCCGCCGCACTGAACGCGACGGCCCGGTGGATGGCGGGACTGGCAGCCGACTGGGACCGGCGGCTGGCGCACATCAAGCGCGTCGCCGAGGCGGCGGAACGGGATGCGCGCTGA
- a CDS encoding SRPBCC domain-containing protein, translated as MSEDRIESETLIEAPLDRVWSLVAQPGFWAADKASLPGTVAREGELMLAKSSEYGEFPVRVEKVEPPTYLAYRWASAFPGQELREDNSTLVEFTLTPEGAATRLRVVESGFATLPGSEELRGRSFKDNTAGWPMELGALKKRAEQPSS; from the coding sequence ATGAGCGAGGACCGGATCGAAAGCGAAACCCTGATCGAAGCACCCCTCGACCGGGTCTGGTCGCTGGTGGCGCAGCCCGGGTTCTGGGCGGCCGACAAGGCGAGCCTGCCCGGCACCGTGGCCAGGGAGGGCGAGTTGATGCTGGCCAAGAGCTCCGAGTACGGCGAATTCCCGGTACGGGTGGAGAAGGTCGAGCCGCCGACGTACCTGGCCTACCGCTGGGCCAGCGCGTTCCCCGGGCAGGAGCTGCGCGAGGACAACAGCACGCTGGTGGAGTTCACCCTGACGCCGGAGGGCGCCGCGACCCGGCTGCGCGTCGTCGAGAGCGGATTCGCCACGCTCCCCGGGTCCGAGGAGCTGCGCGGGCGTAGCTTCAAGGACAACACCGCGGGCTGGCCGATGGAGCTCGGCGCGCTCAAGAAGCGTGCCGAACAGCCTTCCTCGTGA
- a CDS encoding CatB-related O-acetyltransferase yields MPVPADPTVLHPMPGQPRVVQLKPLVKSPLIDVGEYSYYDDPDDATAFETRNVLYHYGPERLVIGRFCALGTGVRFIMNGANHRMDGPSTFPFPTMGGSWADHFDLLTGLPGRGDTVVGHDVWFGHSATVLPGVRIGNGAIIGSGSVVTKDVPDYGIVGGNPARLLRTRYSEEDVARLLALAWWDWPAEHITEHVRTLMSGSVDELEAAAPPV; encoded by the coding sequence ATGCCAGTGCCCGCCGACCCCACGGTGCTCCACCCGATGCCCGGCCAGCCGAGGGTGGTGCAGCTCAAGCCGCTGGTGAAGTCCCCGCTGATCGACGTGGGGGAGTACTCGTACTACGACGACCCGGACGACGCCACCGCGTTCGAGACGCGCAACGTGCTCTACCACTACGGCCCGGAGAGGCTGGTCATCGGCAGGTTCTGCGCGCTCGGGACCGGGGTGCGGTTCATCATGAACGGCGCCAACCACCGGATGGACGGCCCCTCCACGTTCCCGTTCCCGACGATGGGCGGATCGTGGGCCGACCATTTCGACCTGCTGACCGGACTGCCCGGCCGGGGGGACACGGTCGTCGGCCACGACGTCTGGTTCGGCCACAGCGCCACCGTGCTGCCCGGGGTGCGGATCGGGAACGGCGCGATCATCGGCAGCGGCTCCGTGGTCACCAAGGACGTGCCGGACTACGGGATCGTCGGCGGAAACCCGGCGCGCCTCCTGCGCACCCGCTACAGCGAGGAGGACGTCGCCCGGCTGCTCGCGCTGGCCTGGTGGGACTGGCCGGCCGAACACATCACCGAACATGTGCGGACCCTCATGTCGGGAAGCGTCGACGAACTTGAAGCCGCAGCTCCGCCCGTGTGA